One window of the Candidatus Neomarinimicrobiota bacterium genome contains the following:
- a CDS encoding efflux RND transporter permease subunit encodes MSITAFSLHRPVTTLMVFASLLLIGAISSRLLPLAFFPDLDFPGVFVTIPYPGSTPEEVERLITRPAEELLATISGVKRMVSDSRENGADIRLELDWGERTMTKALEAKEKLDGIRHLLPADVERIYVQQFSTTDQSILMFRISSNRDLSNSYDMLNRNLKRRVERLEGVGKVDLYGVEKREIRIELLLDRVMAHNVNLPRLVEDLQRSNFIVTAGRITDTGRRYLVRPIGEFTTLEEIGALTVTGTSVHLRDIATITYDHPRLDYGRHLDRRYAIGLDVFKESGANTVDVAEHVIREINEIATLPEMAGISIYHMDNQAEGIVSSLNELLKAGMMGAFLALVVLYFFLRRFTTTVIVALAVPSSLLITLGFLFFFNMSLNILSMMGLMLAVGMLVDNAVVITENIHRRQELDGHSSATTISAVKEVALAVTAGTFTTAIVFLPHMVSPRDEISIEVKFVAVAIVVALAASLVIAQTVVPLLASRIKPRPTVRKRNIIDRLQGWYTNILGWSLRHHRASIAIMLLVLLSVVVPISQVKKDLFEEPENKRLFLRYYVNGSYTVEKVEEAVNQVEEYLFAHQDEFEIKSVYSFYQGEYAASTIILKDKKLSRPLSAIRKSIEDGLPQLSIAVPSFERRRSGRGEAAGIQLIGKSSELLAEISRDIARILEDTEGLVDVRSAAEAGEKEVHVVIDRVRARQYGFSTMQVAQTISAAMRGLNLPRLRDEDGEIDLKLQFQAEDQKTLEELQNLPLFNGTSQPIKLSAIADFRVGRAPRNIHREDRITSINVNANLDGITLDEARNKIREALGQYKFPPGYTWSFGSAFSYEDETTQTMMTNTLLALALIYFVMAALFESLIFPAAIWTSIIFAVIGVWWFFLITGTTFSIMAWFGILILMGVVVNNGIVLIDHVNQLRAKGMARKEAIIQAGYDRMRPILMTAATTVLGLVPLTLTNTQIGGDGPPYYPMARAIVGGLTFSTVVTLLILPTIYIILDDMRNWSRRVIRAAKGSR; translated from the coding sequence ATGAGCATAACCGCCTTCTCTCTCCACCGGCCCGTCACCACCCTGATGGTGTTTGCCAGTCTGCTGCTCATCGGGGCCATCAGCAGCCGACTACTACCGCTGGCCTTTTTCCCCGATTTGGACTTTCCCGGCGTCTTCGTGACTATCCCCTACCCCGGGTCAACTCCCGAAGAGGTGGAACGCCTGATTACCCGTCCAGCCGAAGAGCTGCTTGCAACCATCAGCGGTGTCAAGCGCATGGTCTCAGATTCCCGTGAAAACGGTGCCGATATCCGGCTGGAGCTGGATTGGGGCGAGCGCACCATGACCAAAGCCCTGGAAGCGAAAGAGAAACTTGACGGCATACGCCACCTCCTGCCAGCGGACGTGGAGCGGATTTACGTCCAGCAGTTTTCCACCACCGACCAATCTATCCTCATGTTCCGAATCTCCAGCAACCGGGATCTCTCCAACTCCTACGACATGCTTAACCGCAACCTCAAGCGGCGGGTGGAACGGCTGGAGGGTGTCGGCAAGGTGGACCTGTATGGTGTTGAAAAGCGGGAAATCCGTATTGAACTGCTCCTTGACCGGGTTATGGCCCATAACGTGAACCTCCCCCGGCTTGTGGAAGACCTGCAGCGGAGCAACTTCATTGTGACAGCCGGGCGCATTACCGATACCGGGCGACGCTATCTGGTGCGACCCATCGGTGAGTTCACCACCCTCGAAGAGATTGGCGCGCTTACTGTGACGGGGACTTCTGTCCACCTGCGGGATATCGCCACAATCACCTACGATCACCCCCGACTGGACTACGGACGCCATCTGGACCGCCGCTACGCTATCGGCCTGGATGTGTTCAAAGAATCAGGGGCCAATACGGTAGATGTTGCGGAGCACGTAATCAGGGAAATCAACGAGATCGCCACGCTGCCGGAAATGGCGGGTATCAGTATCTACCATATGGACAACCAAGCCGAAGGCATTGTCAGCTCACTTAATGAGCTGTTGAAGGCCGGCATGATGGGTGCTTTTTTGGCCCTGGTGGTGCTCTACTTTTTCCTCCGGCGATTTACCACCACCGTCATTGTGGCATTGGCGGTTCCCTCTTCCCTGCTGATCACGCTGGGATTTCTGTTCTTTTTCAACATGTCCCTGAATATCCTGTCCATGATGGGCCTTATGCTGGCCGTAGGCATGCTGGTGGACAATGCCGTCGTGATCACTGAGAACATTCACCGGCGCCAGGAGCTGGATGGCCATTCATCCGCAACAACCATTTCGGCTGTTAAAGAGGTGGCCTTGGCTGTCACCGCGGGTACTTTCACCACAGCCATCGTCTTCTTGCCCCATATGGTCTCACCCCGGGATGAAATTTCTATAGAGGTCAAATTCGTGGCCGTCGCTATTGTGGTCGCACTGGCAGCGTCACTGGTCATCGCCCAAACGGTGGTTCCACTTCTGGCTTCGCGGATCAAGCCCAGGCCCACTGTACGAAAGCGAAACATCATTGACCGACTCCAAGGTTGGTATACTAATATTTTAGGCTGGAGCCTGCGTCACCACCGGGCCAGTATCGCCATCATGCTATTGGTATTACTCAGCGTGGTCGTGCCGATTTCTCAAGTCAAAAAGGACTTATTCGAAGAGCCAGAGAATAAACGGCTATTTTTACGCTACTACGTGAACGGTTCTTACACGGTGGAAAAGGTGGAGGAGGCTGTTAATCAGGTTGAGGAGTATCTGTTTGCTCACCAGGATGAATTTGAGATCAAATCGGTTTACAGCTTCTACCAGGGTGAGTATGCTGCTTCAACCATTATACTGAAAGACAAGAAGCTCTCGAGGCCTTTAAGCGCGATACGAAAATCCATCGAGGATGGTCTGCCCCAGTTGTCCATTGCGGTGCCCAGTTTTGAGCGCCGCCGCTCCGGTCGAGGGGAGGCGGCGGGCATCCAGCTCATTGGCAAATCAAGTGAACTGTTGGCGGAAATCTCCAGGGATATTGCCCGGATATTGGAGGATACTGAAGGCCTGGTTGATGTGCGCTCAGCGGCGGAAGCGGGAGAGAAGGAGGTTCATGTCGTCATCGACCGCGTCCGCGCCCGCCAATATGGATTTTCCACCATGCAGGTGGCCCAAACCATTTCCGCCGCCATGCGAGGCCTGAATCTGCCGCGTCTCCGCGATGAAGATGGTGAGATTGATCTGAAACTGCAATTCCAGGCAGAAGATCAAAAGACCCTCGAGGAGCTCCAGAACCTGCCTCTGTTCAATGGCACCAGTCAACCCATTAAGCTATCGGCCATAGCCGATTTCAGGGTGGGCCGCGCTCCGCGCAACATTCACCGGGAGGATCGCATCACGTCGATCAACGTCAACGCTAATCTTGACGGCATCACGCTCGATGAGGCCCGCAATAAAATCAGGGAGGCTTTAGGCCAGTACAAATTCCCGCCTGGCTACACCTGGAGCTTCGGAAGTGCCTTCAGTTATGAAGACGAAACGACCCAAACCATGATGACCAATACCCTTCTAGCACTCGCCCTGATCTACTTTGTAATGGCGGCCCTTTTCGAGTCCCTGATCTTTCCCGCAGCCATCTGGACATCTATTATCTTTGCCGTTATCGGTGTCTGGTGGTTTTTCCTCATCACCGGGACCACCTTTTCCATCATGGCCTGGTTCGGGATATTGATCCTGATGGGAGTGGTAGTGAACAACGGCATTGTGCTTATCGATCACGTGAATCAGTTACGGGCGAAGGGCATGGCCCGCAAGGAGGCCATTATCCAGGCGGGCTACGACCGCATGCGGCCCATATTGATGACCGCCGCCACCACCGTGCTGGGGCTTGTACCACTTACCCTTACCAACACACAAATTGGCGGCGATGGTCCCCCGTATTACCCCATGGCCCGGGCCATCGTCGGTGGCCTGACATTCTCAACGGTGGTGACCCTGCTGATCCTGCCTACCATCTACATTATCCTGGACGATATGCGCAATTGGTCCCGGCGGGTGATAAGGGCGGCCAAGGGATCCCGCTAG